A segment of the Brienomyrus brachyistius isolate T26 chromosome 4, BBRACH_0.4, whole genome shotgun sequence genome:
GATCATGTCGCTGTTTGCTGCTACTGGCGCCTTCTGGAACAAGTCAGATACGCTGAATGGGACCGGAGTCCAACAGGAGGTGGGCCGGAACTACAGCGCCCTGATGTACGCGCTGCTCATCTTAGTGGTGGTATTTGGGAACACACTGGTTTGCCTGGCGGTGCTGAGGGAGAGGGCCCTGCAGACCAGCACCAACTACCTGGTGGTCAGTCTTGCTGTTGCCGACCTGCTGGTGGCCATCCTGGTCATGCCCTGGGTGGTTTACCTGGAGGTGAGGGGGCACAGCTATCATCTTTTTACTGTGGTATTACTGAGCTTGAGATCCTGTAGATTAGACAATTTGCACAATCAGCTGCTGGGAATAAGCTGATAtccatcacttcctgtttaTTCACGCCTtcttgcatgcgtgtgtgaagGTGCTGGGGGGAGACTGGCCTTTCAGCCGGCTCTCCTGCAACATCTTCGTCACCCTGGACGTCATGATGTGCACAGCCAGCATCCTCAACCTGTGCGCTATTAGCATCGACAGGTAggtatatcccagcatgcactgctgcTGGGTGCCACACTGGTACCTGTGAAAGCGGCTCTGCTTGAAAGCGTCTTTCTGCAGGTACCTGGCAGTGGTGATGCCCCTCCTTTACACCGCCAGCCGCAAGTCCCGTAGTCGAGTGTCAGCCATGATCGCCACCGTTTGGATCCTCGCCTTTGCCGtgtcctgccccctgctgtttggATTCAACACCACAGGTGGGACAAGTGTCCTGAATGCCCCAGGGCCATGTACACACAGAAACAGCATTATGTGAATCTGGAGCGACCCTGTATTGTAGTGGGGTACAGCAGCAGCCACATGGTATAGATGTGCTCAGGGTCACTGTTGACTGTGCTTGTGTCCGCCAGACAAAGCCAGCACTTGTTCCATCTCGAACCCTGAGTTCGTCGTGTACTCCTCTGTGGTGTCCTTCTACCTGCCCTTTGTGGTCACTCTGCTGGTGTACATGCGCATCTACGTCTTCtttaagaggaggaggaggaggaggaggagaatgaCCAGCTGCAGGGCCAGAGTGAGAGTGCAGGTACGTGTACGAGTGACGGAGCAGCATATTGATGCTTGGGGGAGCAGTGAGCCTGCACACTGTGAGTGAAGTACTCTGGGCGCTGGGTATCCGGGACAGCGGCCCATATTTTCGAGATGGCAGCAGAGTACTGAGACAGACACAGTACAACGTGTGACACACAGGGCTGAGGGGGGAGGTCAGTGTAAGGGGAAGGAGAGAGCATGGAGACAGGGGCAGCGCATGCTAAGCGAGAGCCAATGAGGGCAGCTGACCGTAACACTGTCTCTCTCTACAGGAGGAGTCCGTTACGGAGAGAGAGATGTCCTCCATTAGGATCAATGTGGCGAGGAGGAccagagtgtgtttgtgtgtgtgtgtgtgtgtgcacattcaCTTTTGTGTTTAAAATCTTAAGCTGATCACACTGCAGTATTTGCATAGCTGATGAATTTCCTTGAATCTGCTACATCTACAGGATTTAACACCACACAAAAGTGGACCTTAGATGAAAAACTAGattcataaatgtttttctgccATTTTCAGCCTGTTACTTGCATATTCCCAGGTAACTCTGTTAAAATGAAACCCTGTATATTAACTTGTAAATTTCACTGCCTCATGTTCTTTTTATTTTGGTCATTTTGGCTGTTTGTTAGAAATAAAGATTGCATAGATCTGATAATCTAGATGCAGATGTGATGTCACACAGGTATCCCATGTAACATTTATTGTCTATTACTTCCTGTGATCCCTGCTTCCTTTCAGCGTGGGCCTCATTTCCTGGCCACTTGCCTGCTACACTGGATGCTCAGAAGCCCCACCATGGAGGACAGGCGGGCAGCAGAATCAGCGGACTCCTACAGTGTGAGCCAGGCATCGTTGCCGGGACAGGACATTGAGCTTCACCAGAGAGAGGCTCAGGAGGAGAGCTTGGCAGCAGAGAGCAAAAAGGAGGCAGACAAGAGGAGGTGGAAGGTAAAGAATCTACCCAACGGACAGACCCTGGTCTCTCTGCACACTGCCCATAGGGGTGGGAATGTGCAGACGCGGGAGAAGAAGGCGACACAGATGCTGGCCATCGTGCTGGGTGAGTTTGCCGAGGTCGTGTTAACATTGCGAATGGCCACGGCCATCTTTGCCATTTGACCGACGCTGAGGGACTCTTTGTAATCCAGGCGTTTTCCTCATCTGCTGGCTACCCTTCTTCGTGACCCACATCCTGAAAACTCACTGCACGGGCTGCCATGTGCCCGACCAGCTCTACAGTGCTGCCACCTGGCTGGGGTACGTCAACAGTGCTGTCAACCCCATCATCTACACAACGTTCAACGTCGAGTTCCGGCGCGCCTTCATCAAGATCCTCTCCTGCTGAGCATGGACCCACCCCTCTCCCCGCTGCTCGCCTGGGACAAACAGCCCGGATGACCGAAAATGGCATGTGACTCGCTCTTCTGGCCTGTGGGAACCAAGGACTTGGAGAAGGTCCCCAGTGATTGAATGTTTACCTGTGGAACGGAAGCTGAAATTCTCCAGAGCCTGGGGATCCTTACCCAGTCTGTTAAAAGACATCAACCCAGAGGAAAAGGGTGATGATAGTGCTGGAAGCTCATCAGGGCTGAGCCCACAAAACAGAGGGAggagagcgccccctgctgcctgGTGAGAACCTGCACCTTCTGCAGGATGACAGACAAGGACCTCACCTCATTACCCTCTAGGTGGTTTGTGCTTTTCTCTGTGTGTATTTTTTCTGCTAACCGGGGATCATACACAGCCTTCAAAAGACGGGTAATGGGAAGTAACTATGGGAACAGCCCCAAGGACAGGAAGTGACCACAGGAGGTTCCTTGTGACATTAACGGCCCTGGAACATGAATAGTCATACACAGTAGGAATCACTGATCAAAAATATCACATCTCAAAGGGAGACATCTCTGGCCTTCCAGAGAGACCTGCCGGGTGCCTGATGGCCATCATGGGCTGCTTAACACCATGGGCTGTGGGGGGTTTGGAGTCAGCTAGACTCCCCGCTTTGATGTGTTTGGCAATAAAATGTTATATGCATGTTGACCACAGGCACTATGTGATGCCATCACTGACACAGACCAGCATCCATAATGATATCTATGGCCTCCACGCGCTTTCCGAAGAGGACATGTGGCTGCTTACAGATCACACCTCATGCTCTGTCACCGTTGGGCTTTGCTGACCTCGGCTTACTCCTCCCTCCTGGCGTGCTCATTGATCTGTGCTGCTCAAATGCCTCTCCAAAATTGGCCAATGAGGACAGACGCTCTGTTCCCAATCTCACACACCAATACCTGACAGGGAGAAGGTTTTTGTCAGCTCAGCACCCGCTATTCACAGCCAAACCAGCCCGTGGTACCACACCCTGGGCGCCTCCTACTGGTCAAGCATCAGTACTACTACAGTAATTTATTTTCTAAGAACAAGTATCCGCCAGTGCATGGCCACCACACACACGTAACGCATGGCTGTCCGCATACCACCCCAGCTTTACCGCTTACGGTTAAATCTGACTGAAGGGCAGAGGTCTCTGTGAAGACAGAGGGTGATGAATGCTGCTGTTTTTTGAACATTTTAATTAGACTCTGCTCCAAGTCCAGCCACAATCTTTATTTGACATGAATGTCTGCAAACTCAGCCTCAGTAAATCTGGCGGCAGGTAATTCTAACTGCTCTGTGCACCTACAGTATGAATCGTTAAGGCTGCCCTCCATTGGCTGCACAACAAACACAGACATGCCTTGGGGAACCCAGGTTACTGTATGACTTACAGCACTGTCACTGGATTCAGGGGACCCAGCAAATCAGGCCTTAACCTCTTAAGGTTGCTGAGGTGTCCTGAATCCCAGCACTGCCACATTCCTCACTTTGATGCAATAATACACCAAGAAAAAccatttaaaatgttattgGGCACCTTAAATGCCTTAAGATGTGTTCTCACCCTGGTTGAGCTCACAGCAGATGCACAGATCACGGAGGTGAGGGATTTGTAGGACTCGCCGCACACATTCTACTGGTCCGTGTGCATCGGCCCATGAAAATAATGCTGATTAGTTCCTCTGTGGACACGAAACTGATGCACAGTGTGCAATTTGGAAATGACAGACAGCAGGAAAGGGGCTGAGAGCTTTCAGAGTCATCCCTGCGGTCCGTAATGTCAGCAGTCTGTCGGAGATCAGAGGAAGCCATCACAAGCGCAAGCAGACACTCCCCAGAAAGACAGACGTCCAGCAGAGCTGCTGAGCACAGATTACACCCCCAAGCTGCTCAATGAGGCACTTTCCAGCAAGACAGACGCACAGTAAATGGTTGAAGATGGCAGCACAGTGCCCCCCCAGACAGGGTTGACCGTTTGCCAGCATTAGAACACTTTGCTCAGCATTCTGCCTGGTTTTCAGCTTCCTGTTGAATTACTCTCCCCACACAAGCCTCACTGTGGCGAAATGAACTCCTAGCATAACATCCCACTGTCCAGCGTGCACTAgcggagctgacaggaaaagaGGGAGCCTGACCCTCATCGTCACTCCAGCCCAGAAGAGAGCCTATCACCAGCATCACCCCTTATTCAGCCGAGACCATAAAACATTCACACAATCACAGGTGCTTTCATCCTTTTTCGCTGTAAAAACCATTTACTTCACAATCAGTAGTAAACCAGAAAATCAGGTGACATTTTATTAATCATTTAAAACAGTTCATAAGTCGGTAAAAATGCTAAAAGCATGGTCACTGTACACCTGGGGGCGGGGACCCACATCCAAAGCCCCGCCCCGAGACCCCTGCCCCCTCACTAGCCGCTCCTACTGCGTCCCAGCACCTTGCCTTTCAGGGCCTCAAAGTGACCACTCTCCAGCGCCCTCCGCAGGGCAGAGAAGAAGCCACCATAGTGTGCCAGGTTGTGCAGCATCAGCAGCACACCAGCTAGCAGCTCCTTGGTGACCAGCAGATGGTGCAGGTACGCCCTCTTGTGGTTCTGACAGCAATAACACTCACACCCTTCCACCAAGGGGCGGAAGTCATCCCGGTACCTGCAAGTCAGACAGACAAAATACGGATGCTAAGTTGCATgacaacacacacccccccccccccccccccccaagtgaaaCAAAAGTGCAGGCACTCACTTCTCCTCTTTCAGATTCATCTCAAAGCAGGTCATCTGCTGCAGGTCTGCCGGCTCCTCAGAGTCCTTCATAAGCTCCCGAGTCTCTGCGACTCCATTCTCCTCCTGCTCTGCACAGAGCCACAGATCTCATCATGCAACACTCAGACCCAAGATCACATCATACCAGTCGGCCTGTGCTCAAACCAGCCACATCCACCACCAAGTATGACCAAACTGTAAAGGCATATACATCctgacctgcagggggcaccctACCTTTGCTCTCAGGATCAAAGTTGACATTGAAGTCAAAGTTGAGGGCACAGCCCCGCTCGGTCACCAGAAAGGGGAAGAAGCCCTCAAAGAGATCGACACCCAACTCCACACATGCCAGCACCTCATCAGGACGGCCAACACCCTGGAGCAGCCTgcaatacgcacacacacacacacacacacacacacacacacacacacacacatagcactGGAGTAACCAATCATATGACCAGGAAAGCCAGCAGCACAGTTCATATACATGTGACTCTGCTACTCCTCCTGTAGTGGATCTATGCCAACGCAGCACCGCTTGCAGTAGTGAgcccacagccacacacacctgGGCTTATCCTGGGGCAGCTCTCTGGTTACTGCGACAATCAGCTGGTGCTGCAGCTCCTGTTCCATGGCCCTTGAGTGGAAGCCGTCCAGGACGAAGCCGCTGACGGGCCTCTTAGCCGTCTCCCGCGCTGAGTGCAGCCGCTCCTCCAGAACGTCGCCTCCCTCGATCACACCAAAGATGTGGGCCTCAGCCAGCTCCTGGGTGAGGGGGGGCACACTGCTCAGCACCATCGCGGGGTTCCCGGGCCCACACCACAGTGACAGGGGCTGACGGGGTACCTGAGCCTTGTGATGCAGCTGCAGACACTCGTCCAGGAAAGCCAGTGTCCGCTCCACGGACTTGCGGATCCTCTTTAGCGAAGTGCCGGCCTGCTGCGTGTCTCCGTCCGCCAGGCTCTGGTACCAGTCAGGCCGAACGGCAGCCTGAAGTGCCATGTAGCGCTGGACAGTGAGTTCGATGCGGCCACCGCTGCTCCATATGGACACGGTCTGTGGGCCGTACGTGCGTGTCAGAGGGTGCCGTGTCCAGTCGGAGCACAGTGGCCCAAGCACAGAGAGCCCTCACCTTGTTGGTATTGTAGCCAGAGGGGCACAGGGTTGCGGGGTCATGCAGTGAGCAGAAGAGCGGCGTGTTGTGGAGACCTGCAGGAAAGATGCCAGCCACATGGCTCAGCGGCGCCATCAAGCTGCCGGAGGATCTGCACACACCCATGGGGATTTTGCGGCCAGACTGTATTCATCTTTTAATCACTCTATTCTTCATCTcacttcataacacacagactgcACTGTGATGAGatcacagacaaacagacaatgGTGTATGATACCTGCAAATTTAGCTGCACCCTCTTGGAAGGACTCTAGCACCTCCTGATGCTCAGCCCTAGAAAAGCGAGTGAGGGACGCTGATGGTAAAAGGCATCATCTATATGAAATGTGCATCacatctgtatgtgtgtataatgATGCACTGATTATGAGAATGTTTGTGTGCATccttgtaattattacatttgggggaccagatttccccacaatATGTTAAAACCCgtaacttgtattttgtttggcgaCTTATGGGGCAGGGTGGGAGTTAAGGTAGTCATAATTGGGAttttagggttatgcccatagaagtTATTGGTGagcccccataaagatatgaataagtggagtgtgtctgtgggtgtgtgggTGCGCGCGGGTGCTCACACGGAGGCCAGAGGCAGCAGGGCGCCGGCGGGCAGTGCCCCTAGTGTCCTAAGCGTATCTTGCGTAAGATGCGGCACAGAGCAACAGCGTGTGTACAGCAGGCACCCCGGCAGCTCTATGCTGTGCTGCCCTCCCACGCCCAGCCCGCTGAGGATCCCCAGCCGAGCGCCCCGCACCAGCCGGCGAAGCTCCAGCTTCATGCTACTTTCCTAAAGGGGGAGGAGAGGCACGGTCAGAGCGCGTCAGACAGCGGCTCGCTCCGCGCAGAAAAGCCCCTCCTTGTTTATCGGCTTGTAACGGCGGTTATCATCACTTCTTAAGagcagggctgccaactttggtcagctggctggaataAAATTTTGAAgtctacacacacatgcatatgatgtagctaattttaggtttataatggaataatatcgaCATGCCGTAAGACTTCCTGCGTGAGTGTTACACCAGATGCCCGAGAGCTGGCAACTCTAACCGGCACAGGGACACAGGCAGGTATTTAGAACACATTAACTCTGCCGTAAACGATGCACCAAAAATCCAATAAGAAAATGCggcaataaataataacaaaaagaaTCAGCTAATCGAAATGAATGAAAAACAGCGAATTAAACCAAACTCACCCAGCTCGAACGGGTTCACGTGTAACACCACTCGACGCACGATTATGAGCATGCGCATTAGCAACGCCCGCTTTTTACATCATCAACAATTGTCCAAGCAGTCGCGAATGGGAAAAGTCTCTGGTTCACGACTGGCAGAAACAAAGGCAACATTTGCCTGGTTGTTAGAGGTCTAATAATAGGACTAATATAACTGAGTGACATTTTGAAGACATATTGCTAATAATGTATTTACAACTTCAAGTTCAAGACGTTGTGCGAGACGTCGTTGCTATGGTTACTCCTTAACGCTTTAGTCTTGCCTAAATCTGTGACTTGTAGTTCTGTTATTGTTTTAAACATGGGAATTACAGCGAATGGATCGTCATTTTGACTACAATACCCAGGACGCCACATCGAGCTACATTACCGATGGTACTTCGGAACCGATAGCGCACCGGTTCCTTTTTCGTGAATCTAGCTCTTCTTTAAAATATCTTTGTATCTCTGTATCTTTAAAAATACTGCACACAAATTCCAGAAAGCAGAGGCAAAAGAACCTCAAGCCACATGGCACATTTCGTACCGAAGCCGGACCTCTTTCGCTGGAAGAGGATCACCAAGAATGAAACGCATACTAAGGTAAAGAAACATCTTTTGAATGAATACCAGTAGTTTTCTGCTTCCACCAGAAACAAAGTAATTTCGGCCAAATCATCGTCTAGTACATTACGTTTCGGTTTCGTTTAATTCCAAAACTAGGCGAAGGTGAACAGAGATGACATTGAGCAATGGAGGCAGGTAAGAACGAACTTTTAATTGTTCCCTACTAAAGTGTCAAAGAAAGGGGTATTATGCCACATGAGCATCTCGGCATGAGGTCTGTCTACTGGGGGGGGCATGTTCACGTGTTCAGATCCCCGTTTGCCTTTAGCTGTCCCTCTGTAAATACACCCCCGCTGGTCGCGATGGTGCCGAGCAGGGTTAGGACTGTCACTGTGGTCCCGCAGACGGTGGAGTCCGCCTCGCAGCTGGCCATATCCCAGGTGCTCTGCGGCAGGCGGAGAGAAGTGCCCCGCGTGGGTAGGAGTGGCCAGGCCATAGCTCTGCGTAACCAGGGGCAGCTCCGTGATCACGATGCCGCCTTCAGCGAAGGTAGGCTTGTGCATGTCTGCGCCTGTCTTATTTAAACACAGGTCAGATGGCACCCTCACGAGTCCTGCCCTCTACAGCCCAGGCTCTGCTGAGTGACTGGATGAACAGCAAACTGCGACTGGAGCTGGAGGTGGGAGAGGATGAGGATGAGAGAGACACTGACAGCCCGATGTCACCTTCTGAACAGCCGGGATTTCTGCAGTACACCAATTTTGATGGTTAAGTGGAAGAGCAATTGCACACATTaagcacgcacatacacacactcgcacacaaaGCTGCAGCACTTGCCTCTCACACCTCCTTCTGTTTTGTTTAGACCTGCACTCACACCTGGAGCAGGAAGCAGACAGctccacagcacacacactcttgCAGGAGCTCATGCAGAGGACAGCAGTGGATTGTGGGATACTAGAAGAATCCCTTCTGAATAcggagagagagaagaggaagCAGACAGACCCGCGCGTCACCATGGAGATCCGTCATCAGCAGGTTCGAGAGAGACGGACATGGCTGGATGCTGAACGGGAGCAGAGATACAGAGAGGAGGCATTGACGAGGgaagggaggagagagagagggaggaaggaGGGGAGTAGAGAGGCACACCAGCAGGACAGGAGGAGGCAGGAGGCTCTGCTGGAACAGGAGGTGGTGCGTTTGCGTAAAGAAATGGAGGAGAAGAGGAGTTTGGAGCAGCGGATGAGGTACAGTACCCAGAAACCCCTTCTCTGGCTGGTCCAGCCAACGTTCTGGTTCTATTCCATACATGGAGGCCATAAGACTGTGCTGTGCTCTggcagggagcaggagaggatgaACAGGAACAGGTCAAACCATGTCTCCTCCCTGTCTGACCCGGGCCTCTCCCAGCACTCCCAGAATTCCCAGTCTAGTATGCAGCAGGACTGGCAGCGGCTGCACAGGATGCAGGTGGCAGAGGCCAAAGCCCAGCTGCAGGGGCTGCGGGTGCGTGTTCGGTCGCGTGTGCGTGATCAGCTGCGGAGGCGGAGTCCCGCTGATGCCCATTCATTGCCCCTTCTCTCTATGTCAGTATTTGCAGAGCCACTTCTCAGCCTGGCACCAGACGGTGCTGCAGCAGCGCCTGCGCATGGGCAAGGCGGCGGCTCTCTCTGATTGGAAGAAGCAGCAGAGAGCATGGCGTGCCTGGCGTCTGCGGGTGTGGCAGCAGCAGGCACGGCGAGAGGCTGAGGGGGCAGAGGAAGAGCTCCGCGCTGACAGCAGGTAGGAGGGCTGGCTGCAGCATCAAAGTGGGGCCCACAGCACCAACAGCAGCATCCGGCAAGGCCCTGACCACAATGTCTGCGTGTAATACCTCAGGTGCTGCCAGGTGGCACTGGAGAGTAACCGACGTCGGCTGCTGAGGCGGGGCCTGGCAGAGTGGCAGGCCTGGTGCTGTGCTCGGCAGCAGCAGAGGGATCTGCAACTGGGGCGGGAGGAGACGCGGCGCAAGATGGCTGCCTTGGTCAGTGCGGCAGCAGCGGGAaagctgggaggggggcagccttTGGCTCCACCCTCAAGACCTGCAGCGATGCACTCCACGAGGCAGGTGAGTGGGAGGACCACCTGTCTCACCTTTAGCATTATCATCGTCAGAGGGGGTAAGGGCTCTTTGTTGCTCCTTACAGGCAGGGGACGCTGATGTCCTACCCACACAGCACAGTGCCCCCTGTTGGCTGGACGGGGATGCGCTGGGCAATGGGCTAATTTGCCAACAACAGCAGGAGGGCATCAGCATTAAGCAGTCTGTCCAGAAGGAGGAGAGTCAGAAGCAGAGAATGCTAGGATTGAAGCGGGAAGCCAATCAGGAGCAGGACACCGAAGGGTCCAGGTAACTGTGACCATGCTTTCAAACCAGATCAGTGAAGACCATTGTGATTCATTGCTAACCAGGGCAGTAATTTCACATACAGCAAGCAGAGGTTCCTGAGGCAAACCAGAATCTCCCGAGcagtacccagaatcctccaggttCCCTCTACCCATCCCCACCCTGTGGTCAGAGGTCAGTTACTGTCTCCTTCACCTGTAGGGAACAGAGTAAATATTATACCTCACAGAGGTCTAACACATTGTGTCGCCTCCAAGCTATGGAACAGCGTGCCAAGCTGCGGGCAGAGCGACAGAGGGAGGTGCAagagatgaggaagaggagggaggaGGAACAGCTTGTGAGTGAAGCACCGTCCTCCTCAGTGGGGTGAAGTCCGCATCTACTCAAGCTACCTGACCCCTCTGTCTGCTCCCAGAAGCAGCTGAGAGCAGCAGAGGAGGCACAACAgagggaagaggaggaggagaagcaggCTGTGCTGGAAAGGAAGAGggagcagaggaggcaggagaggGAAGTACGTGTAATGcagcagggggggggcagaggggccTTGCTGAGTAAGCCAGCGATACACGTCCAACTGGATGAATAATCAGGAGAAGCATGTTTGTACATCTGTCACCTCGTTTACCTCCTCAATCCCCTAACCCAAGGGTAGTGCCTCCCACTGACCCCCCCTACCAACCAGAAAGAGGAACATCTCTGATAACAGTAATGTGTGTACTGCTCACACGTGCCCCCTAGAGGCAGCTGGAGCgccagcacagggcagagagAAGCCGCCAGCTGAGTGCCAAGGCGCTGCAGTACCGCTGTCGTGCCCTGCTGCTGCTTCACGGCCTGGCACCATGGCGACGGCTGCTGGAGCTCCGGCGCTGCCAGGagcaggtgagtccaggcatCGAGACTcagctccccccctcccccatccccccccccacgtctgaaggctctccctctcccctcccAGCTGGCCATAGAGCACCATGGCCGCTCGGTCCAGAGGGCATTCCTGCTCTCCTGGGTTCGACTTATGAGTGAGTGCCAGGCTGAGAGGGAGGCGCGTGCCGACCACTTCCACAAGCACCTCCTGCTACGGAGGGGCCTTGGAGGCTGGCTGAAAGTGAGCAGGCACGCAgacgcacacagtcacacacgggTGTGCgcagtcacacacagacatgtgcAGTCATACAGCCTCGGGCAGACATGCTCGGACATGTACGCAGTCACACACACTCCGACCTTTCCACCCTGACTCCCGCTTCGGGCCCAGCTGAAGAACCTGGCCTTGACCCAGACGCTGCGAGCTGATGAGTTCTTCCGTCTTGGGACCCTGAGGAAGACACTGGCAGCGCTGCTGGTTCACATGACCCGAGAAAAGCTGGTTGCCTGCGAGCAGGAACGCCGAGCCTCGGAGTACAGTGACAGGTGAGCCCGAGGTCACGTATGGGGGATGTCATATGATGTGTATATGACTGGCTTCCTCCTGCAGGCGGGTTGTGCAGCGCTGCGTCCAGGCCTGGCAGACCCTCCCCGGGCTGCTGCGTAGGGAGCGGGAGAGAGAGCAGCGGCGATGCCGGCTGCGCAAGCGGGTGGCTGAGATTCTGCCCGACTTCAGGGCCTTGTCCGCAGCAACTTCCTGGGACCTGGGGGTCCCAAGCCACTCTGACTTTTGACCCCCAGCAGCTGGCAGTTCGACTAAAGACACAAGCTGTTTTCAAAGCACACTGCTGATTTATTAGACTGGCAGGATACAAAGCagaaaggacccccccccccaagagcgGAGGTGACTGTGGGATATCCATGTCAGGGCCAGGCTGCAGATCCTTCTCTCTCGTATGAAGGTGCCACGCTGTGTCTCATGGCAGCATAGAACGACACACATGAGCTGCGTGGACCTTCCCGATGAGCTGCATCTCCACAGACTTTCAAAAAAGGCACTAACTCGGGGGAGAACGTCAGAAAGTGTGTGCAGAGAAACCACAGGATTACGCCCCAGCACCATTTCCATGTAATGAGCAGCAGCAGCTGGCCTGTGTGTGGCTCATGGATCATGTGACCAGGACTGGGGAAGGGGGTGCTATGATGCCAAGATCATAATGCCAATAAAACCAGCTCTCAAAATGACTCGTATGGCTCCTCTATTCCACACAACATACTGAAGCAAGCAGTATCAGGATGTGACGCTGTGCAGCGATCTGGTCAACACCAGAAGTGGTACAACAACAAAGTCCAGAGCAGTTCGCACCAGCAGGCAGGGGGCTCTACACCACATCAGGGAGACCTGGGAACATGGGCTCCAACGACAGGTGCATGGTGAGGAACTCGAGCCAGTTGGTACGGAAGCCGCGCGTATGCAGCCCTGTGTCGACAAGCAGGCCCCAGAGGCGCGTGCGGCCCGTCTTCTCTCGCAGGGCCAGGCGAGCCTCCCGTTCTGTTACGTTGTAACTGATGTTGATGACTTGCAACACCAGCAGGTGGAACAGCCCCCCTGTCACCACACTGCTGTACCAGGCACAAGTGAAGCACAGCGCTGTGCTGTGGACAAACAGAGAACTGCAATTACTTAAGCTGAGCAGGAGATGCCTTGATAATTGTGAGGTCGCAGGGAACAGGACAGTGAGGTGTAATGTCTGCAGTGAAACAACTGTACACTGGGCCCTAGGGTAAAAATGggccattgccccccccccaccaaattcACACCTAGGGCCTACTCATGCCCTTGCAATAGCTGCAGATGATGGAATTTAAGCAGACTTCAAATAtcatacccatcatgcactgtagTAGTTAGCAAATTCCAcaaacatgctttttttttgttaaatatacGCCTCGACAACA
Coding sequences within it:
- the drd3 gene encoding D(3) dopamine receptor isoform X1 — encoded protein: MSLFAATGAFWNKSDTLNGTGVQQEVGRNYSALMYALLILVVVFGNTLVCLAVLRERALQTSTNYLVVSLAVADLLVAILVMPWVVYLEVLGGDWPFSRLSCNIFVTLDVMMCTASILNLCAISIDRYLAVVMPLLYTASRKSRSRVSAMIATVWILAFAVSCPLLFGFNTTDKASTCSISNPEFVVYSSVVSFYLPFVVTLLVYMRIYVFFKRRRRRRRRMTSCRARVRVQEESVTEREMSSIRINVARRTRRGPHFLATCLLHWMLRSPTMEDRRAAESADSYSVSQASLPGQDIELHQREAQEESLAAESKKEADKRRWKVKNLPNGQTLVSLHTAHRGGNVQTREKKATQMLAIVLGVFLICWLPFFVTHILKTHCTGCHVPDQLYSAATWLGYVNSAVNPIIYTTFNVEFRRAFIKILSC
- the drd3 gene encoding D(3) dopamine receptor isoform X2, producing MSLFAATGAFWNKSDTLNGTGVQQEVLGGDWPFSRLSCNIFVTLDVMMCTASILNLCAISIDRYLAVVMPLLYTASRKSRSRVSAMIATVWILAFAVSCPLLFGFNTTDKASTCSISNPEFVVYSSVVSFYLPFVVTLLVYMRIYVFFKRRRRRRRRMTSCRARVRVQEESVTEREMSSIRINVARRTRRGPHFLATCLLHWMLRSPTMEDRRAAESADSYSVSQASLPGQDIELHQREAQEESLAAESKKEADKRRWKVKNLPNGQTLVSLHTAHRGGNVQTREKKATQMLAIVLGVFLICWLPFFVTHILKTHCTGCHVPDQLYSAATWLGYVNSAVNPIIYTTFNVEFRRAFIKILSC
- the qtrt2 gene encoding queuine tRNA-ribosyltransferase accessory subunit 2 isoform X2: MKLELRRLVRGARLGILSGLGVGGQHSIELPGCLLYTRCCSVPHLTQDTLRTLGALPAGALLPLASVAEHQEVLESFQEGAAKFAGLHNTPLFCSLHDPATLCPSGYNTNKTVSIWSSGGRIELTVQRYMALQAAVRPDWYQSLADGDTQQAGTSLKRIRKSVERTLAFLDECLQLHHKAQLAEAHIFGVIEGGDVLEERLHSARETAKRPVSGFVLDGFHSRAMEQELQHQLIVAVTRELPQDKPRLLQGVGRPDEVLACVELGVDLFEGFFPFLVTERGCALNFDFNVNFDPESKEQEENGVAETRELMKDSEEPADLQQMTCFEMNLKEEKYRDDFRPLVEGCECYCCQNHKRAYLHHLLVTKELLAGVLLMLHNLAHYGGFFSALRRALESGHFEALKGKVLGRSRSG
- the qtrt2 gene encoding queuine tRNA-ribosyltransferase accessory subunit 2 isoform X1; translated protein: MKLELRRLVRGARLGILSGLGVGGQHSIELPGCLLYTRCCSVPHLTQDTLRTLGALPAGALLPLASVAEHQEVLESFQEGAAKFAGLHNTPLFCSLHDPATLCPSGYNTNKTVSIWSSGGRIELTVQRYMALQAAVRPDWYQSLADGDTQQAGTSLKRIRKSVERTLAFLDECLQLHHKAQELAEAHIFGVIEGGDVLEERLHSARETAKRPVSGFVLDGFHSRAMEQELQHQLIVAVTRELPQDKPRLLQGVGRPDEVLACVELGVDLFEGFFPFLVTERGCALNFDFNVNFDPESKEQEENGVAETRELMKDSEEPADLQQMTCFEMNLKEEKYRDDFRPLVEGCECYCCQNHKRAYLHHLLVTKELLAGVLLMLHNLAHYGGFFSALRRALESGHFEALKGKVLGRSRSG
- the qtrt2 gene encoding queuine tRNA-ribosyltransferase accessory subunit 2 isoform X3 gives rise to the protein MAPLSHVAGIFPAGLHNTPLFCSLHDPATLCPSGYNTNKTVSIWSSGGRIELTVQRYMALQAAVRPDWYQSLADGDTQQAGTSLKRIRKSVERTLAFLDECLQLHHKAQELAEAHIFGVIEGGDVLEERLHSARETAKRPVSGFVLDGFHSRAMEQELQHQLIVAVTRELPQDKPRLLQGVGRPDEVLACVELGVDLFEGFFPFLVTERGCALNFDFNVNFDPESKEQEENGVAETRELMKDSEEPADLQQMTCFEMNLKEEKYRDDFRPLVEGCECYCCQNHKRAYLHHLLVTKELLAGVLLMLHNLAHYGGFFSALRRALESGHFEALKGKVLGRSRSG